One window of Arvicola amphibius chromosome 6, mArvAmp1.2, whole genome shotgun sequence genomic DNA carries:
- the Rragc gene encoding ras-related GTP-binding protein C encodes MSLQYGAEETPLAGSYGAADSFPKDFGYGVEEEEEEAAAGGGGGAGASGGCGPGGADSSKPRILLMGLRRSGKSSIQKVVFHKMSPNETLFLESTNKIYKDDISNSSFVNFQIWDFPGQMDFFDPTFDYEMIFRGTGALIYVIDAQDDYMEALTRLHITVSKAYKVNPDMNFEVFIHKVDGLSDDHKIETQRDIHQRANDDLADAGLEKLHLSFYLTSIYDHSIFEAFSKVVQKLIPQLPTLENLLNIFISNSGIEKAFLFDVVSKIYIATDSSPVDMQSYELCCDMIDVVIDVSCIYGLKEDGSGSAYDKESMAIIKLNNTTVLYLKEVTKFLALVCILREESFERKGLIDYNFHCFRKAIHEVFEVGVTSHRSCSHQTSAPSLKALAHNGTPRNAI; translated from the exons ATGTCCCTGCAGTACGGGGCGGAGGAGACGCCCCTGGCCGGCAGTTACGGAGCAGCCGACTCGTTCCCCAAGGACTTCGGCTACggtgtggaagaggaggaagaggaggcagcggcgggcggcggcggcggcgcgggggCCAGCGGTGGCTGCGGCCCGGGCGGTGCTGACAGCTCCAAGCCCAGGATCCTACTCATGGGGCTGCGGCGCAGCGGCAAGTCCTCCATCCAGAAG GTGGTGTTTCATAAGATGTCACCAAATGAGACTCTCTTTTTGGAAAGTACAAACAAGATTTATAAAGATGACATTTCCAATAGCTCCTTTGTGAACTTCCAGATTTGGGATTTTCCTGGACAGATGGACTTCTTTGACCCAACCTTTGACTACGAAATGATCTTCAGGGGGACAGGAGCGTTGATATATGTCATTGATGCCCAG GATGACTACATGGAGGCTTTAACACGACTTCACATTACTGTTTCTAAAGCCTACAAAGTTAACCCAGACATGAATTTTGAGGTTTTTATTCACAAAGTTGATGGTCTGTCTGAtgatcacaaaatagaaacacagagggACATTCATCAAAGGGCCAATGATGACCTTGCAGATGCTGGGCTAGAAAAGCTCCATCTTAG cttttatttgACTAGCATCTATGACCATTCAATATTTGAAGCCTTCAGTAAGGTGGTACAGAAACTCATTCCACAACTGCCAACTTTGGAAAACCTATTAAATATCTTTATATCA AATTCAGGTATTGAAAAAGCTTTTCTCTTTGATGTTGTCAGCAAAATCTACATTGCAACCGACAGCTCTCCTGTGGACATGCAGTCTTACGAGCTCTGCTGTGACATGATTGATGTTGTGATTGATGTGTCTTGTATATATGG attgAAGGAAGATGGAAGTGGAAGTGCCTATGACAAAGAATCGATGGCCATTATCAAGCTGAATAATACAACTGTCCTTTATTTAAAGGAAGTCACTAAATTTTTGGCACTGGTTTGCATTCTTAGGGAAGAAAGCTTTGAACGAAAAG GTTTGATAGACTACAACTTCCACTGTTTCCGAAAAGCTATCCATGAGGTGTTTGAGGTGGGAGTGACGTCTCACAGGAGCTGCA
- the LOC119816958 gene encoding C-Myc-binding protein, whose amino-acid sequence MSSAAWSPPARDSGASYAAVAVTMAHYKAADSKREQFRRYLEKSGVLDTLTKVLVALYEEPEKPTSALDFLKHHLGAATPESPEIELLRLELAEMKEKYEATVEENKKLKAKLAQYEPPQEEKRAE is encoded by the exons ATGAGCAGTGCGGCTTGGAGCCCGCCAGCCCGTGACTCCGGCGCCAGCTACGCCGCTGTGGCTGTCACTATGGCCCATTACAAA GCCGCCGACTCGAAGCGCGAGCAGTTCCGGAGGTACTTGGAGAAGTCGGGGGTGCTGGACACGCTGACGAAAG TGTTGGTAGCCTTATATGAAGAGCCAGAGAAGCCCACCAGTGCTCTGGA TTTTTTAAAGCATCACTTAGGAGCTGCTACCCCGGAAAGCCCAGAAATAGAGCTGCTTCGCCTAGAATTggcagaaatgaaagagaaatatgaagctactgtagaagaaaataaaaaactgaaagcaaag cttgctcagtaTGAGCCACCTCAGGAGGAGAAGCGTGCTGAATAG